In a genomic window of Streptomyces sp. NBC_01231:
- a CDS encoding cupin domain-containing protein, whose translation MTTVFRAADLPSAQLDEALLGPPSATPLSGPITVRSHLAYKSDDNHIVSGTWESEPGTSRWEFLNRGEVITVVEGRMTVAEDNGEPVELTAGDTAYFPLGWTGIWTVHERLRKIFVVYTAPQTGASTSG comes from the coding sequence ATGACCACGGTATTCCGCGCAGCGGATCTCCCGTCCGCCCAACTCGACGAAGCACTTCTCGGGCCGCCCAGCGCCACGCCCCTGTCAGGGCCCATCACCGTCAGGAGCCATCTCGCTTACAAGAGCGACGACAATCACATCGTCTCTGGTACCTGGGAATCCGAACCCGGTACGTCACGTTGGGAGTTCCTGAACCGAGGCGAGGTCATCACTGTCGTCGAAGGGCGCATGACCGTTGCCGAAGACAACGGGGAGCCCGTCGAACTGACCGCAGGAGACACGGCCTACTTCCCGCTTGGCTGGACCGGAATCTGGACCGTCCACGAACGACTGCGCAAGATATTCGTCGTCTACACAGCCCCTCAGACCGGCGCTTCCACGTCCGGCTGA